The genomic region CTCGCGCAACGCTGCCGCAGCAGACCGGTTGGAAACGCTGCTCGCGCTCGTCGAAGGCTGGGTCGAGGTTGTCGTCGAGGACGCCCTCGGCTCCCGCATCCCGTCCACTGCGGCGATGACGGAGTCGTGGGCACGCCGCCGCGCGACCGGCGGGTCCGCTGAGAACGCCTTTGCCAACGTCGTCGGCATTGAGCTGGGCGCTCCGAAGACGAACGAAGCCGCCGACCTGTGGCGCCGCGCTACCACTGCCGTTGGTGCGGAGCGACGCGACAAGGTGTGGGACCACCCGGACCTGTTGCCGACGGGAGAGCACTTGGAGAATCCGGCTGCCTTCATCGACACGCTTCTCGACGATGCTCCGGACGACCAGTTCGACGAAGAGATCGCCAAACTCGAGGAGATGCTCGCTGAAGAGCCCGGCCCAAGCGAGGACGACCGCGGCACTGACGGCAGCTCCGGCACCGAGGACGACAAGAACGACTAGTTCTGCCCGAACCTCTGGAACGCCTCTAAATAGCCCTTCGCGCGCTCAGCGCGGGGGGCTTTGTCGGCGTGCTCCCAGAACTCAGGGCCGTGGCCGGGGATGAAGGTGTGCACGAGTTCGTGAACCAACACGGCGTCGACCACCCAGTCGGGCACGTCCCGTAGCCGGTCAGAAATGCGAATGTCACCGGTCGCCGTGCTGCAGGACCCCCACAGTGTCGACTGGTTGGAGGTCCACCGCACGGATCCGATGCGCGCTTGCCCGTCGAGGACGGAGTCGTTGAGGGACTGTGCGCGAGCGAGCAGGTCCTCGTCGGACAGCGTGCTGGTGGTGAGTTTGCGCTCCATCTTCGCCAGGATGCCGTCGACAGCGTCGCGTTCCTGCGCGGCGGTGAAACGTGCCGGAATGCGGACTTCAATGCGGTCGCCTTTGAACCGCGCCTGTACCGTGCGGGTCCTGCGCTCAGAGCGGATCACGTCCACGTTGTCGCGGTCGAGCATGCGCAGTGTCCTCCCGTGTGCTGCAATGGCTCCTATGGGGGACTCAACATTAGTTCGTTTGGCGCCCGGTGTGAATGTGCTGGTCCGTGGGGAGGGATCGGTGCAGTTCGGGCTGGATGCGTCGAGAAGCGCGGTGCTGGACACGGCGCACCCGCGCCAGCTCAAGGCCATCCTGGATGCCATGATCGAGCCTACGGCCGTGCGCGATGTTCTCAACGCCCTGCGAGGCATTCCCGAGATTGATGAGCCGGAGGCGCGGGCGCTGGTCAACGATTTGCTGAACTACCGCATCCTCGTCGACGCCAGCGAACGCACCGTCGTGGTGCTCGGCACTTCAGCTTTGGCGGACGAGGTGGTGCGGTTGCTGCGCACCGGCGGGATCACAGTGCGCACACCGCTTATCGACGAACCCCTCCACCCCTTCTTTTCCCTCCTCTCCCCTGATACACCCGTCGTGGTTGTTGACCAGGTGCCCCAGCTGGTGCGGCTGCGCGAGGCGCTGGCCGATCACACCGGGTGGATCATCCCGGTATTCACGTTGGATTCGCGGGTGGTGGTCGGCCCGGCAAGCCTCGACGGGGACGGTCCGTGCCTTGAGTGTGTGCTCATGCACGCCCAGGAGCGCGACCCGCACACGCATGTCACCGCTACGGCACTGTCGCAGGCCTCGAGCACGAATGCCCCGGATCCTGCGGTGGTCGCCGCTGGCGCAGCTGCCGCCGCGGTGATCGTGCGCCGGTGCGCGGAGGTGCCAGAACCTCCCGGTGTGCTCGTTCCGGAAGCGGAGCCCGGAATCGCGCTGATCATCGACCCCTTCGGGCCGCAGTGGGTGGCTGAGCACCCCCTGGGCACGCACAAGAGCTGCCCTGCCTGCTTGTGAGGGGGCACGGAAGGGGTCAGCGGAAGTCTTCCAAGACGGCCAGCACGTCCTCGCCGTACTGTTCCAGCTTGGACGGGCCGATGCCGGAGATGTCCAGTAGTTCTGCGAGGCTTGCCGGCATCGCCTCGACGACAGACAGAAGTGTCGCATCAGTGAAGACCATGTACGGCGGGTGCTGCTTCTCGCGGGCGGTGTCCAAGCGCCACTGCTTCAAGGCTGTGAATGCGGCCTCGTTGTAGGTCGGCTCGCACTCCTCGTGCCGGCCGAGGGTCTTCTCGGCGGGCGTGGTGATGGGGTTGCCGCACACCCGGCATCTCTTCGGACGCTTGAGGCGGTCAGGGGTGGTCTCGACGTCGAGCTGCGGGGCAATGCCGTCGAGGAACCGGGACCTGTCGCGACTCTTCCGGCCGCCCTCCTGGCGGGCAAACGACCACGACAGGTGCAGGTGCTCGCGGGCGCGGGTGATGCCCACGTAGAACAGGCGCCGCTCCTCCTCAATCTGCTCGTCGCCAGCCTTGATCGCATGCGAGATGGGCAGCGTCTTCTCCACCAGGCCAACAAGGAAGACCGCATCCCACTCAAGGCCTTTGGCGGCGTGCAGGCTGGCCAACGTCACACCGTCGACAGCCGGGGGCTGCTTCGACTCCGCGCGCTGGCGCAGCGACTGCAACACTCCGGGCAGCGAGTCTGCTTCCCCAGTGTTCACGATGTCGGCGATGAGCTCCACCAACGCGTTGAGTGTCTGCCACCGTTCACGCTGCTGCGCACCCTCGGGTTCCGTGGCACTCAGACCCAGCGGGGCGAAAGCGGTGCGGGCGACAGTCACCGGGTCGTCCGGCAGGTCGTTGCGGCGGGTGGCCTGCACGAGCACGCCGATCGCCTCGCGGATCTCTGGGCGGTTGAAAAAGCCTTCGCCGCCGCGGACTTGGTAGACGATGCCAGCGTCAGACAACGTCTGCTCGAACACCGCCGACTGCGCGTTGAGGCGGTAGAGGATGGCGATCTCGCGGGGTGGGACGCCGCCGTCGATAAGCGTGCGGATCTGTGCCGCGACTTCGCGCGCCTCCGTCGGCTCATCAGCATAGGACGCGAACGTCGGCTCCGGGCCTGGTGCGCGCATGCCCTGCAGCTCAAGGCGGGTGCCAGCAGCGCGGCCGGTGGCTTTAGAGATCACGGTATTCGCCAGGTCTGTGACCTCGGGGGTGGATCGGTAGTCGCGCTGCAGCTTGACCACGGTCGCGTGCCCGTACGTCCGCGAAAAGTTCAGCAGATAGTCCGGGGAAGCCCCGGTGAAGGAGTAGATGGTCTGGTTGGCATCGCCGACGACAGTCAGATCATCGCGCTGGCCCAGCCAGCCTTCAAGCACACGTTGCTGGAGCGGGGTGACATCTTGGTACTCGTCGACGACGAAGGTTTGGTACTGGGTGCGAAACTCCTCGGCTACCGCCGGCGCGTTCTCCAGGGCACCGGCGACGTGGAGCAGAAGGTCATCGAAGTCGAGGGCCATGCCGTCGGGGCTCGTCTTGGATTGCTCGTACCGCTTGTACACGGCGGCGACCTTCTCCGCGTCCGTCGGCGGCTCACGGCGAGAGTTAGCGATGGTCTCGGCGTAGCTTTCCGGGGTGACTAGAGACGCTTTGGCCCACTCGATCTCGCTGAGCAGGTCACGCACCATATCCTTGTGGGACTCGAGCCCCACAGAGCGCGCTGCGCGACCGACCAGCGGGAATTTGTTGTCAATGAGGTGCCACGGCATGTCGCCTGCTACCTGCGGCCAGAAGTAACGCAGCTGGCGCAACGCTGCAGCGTGGAACGTGCGGGCCTGCACACCGCCAATGCCCATGTCGCGCAAACGGTCACGCATCTCCCCTGCCGCACGCGAGGTGAACGTCACGGCGAGCACGCGCTGCGGGGCGACAAAACCTTGATCGATGAGGTGCGCGATGCGGTAGGTGATGGTGCGCGTCTTACCGGTGCCAGCGCCGGCGAGAATGCACACCGGCCCGCGCGGAGCGGTGGCGGCGACGAGCTGATCGGGGTCGAGCTGAGTTTCGAGCTGGCTCAGGTCGATCATCGGCTAGCGGTCCTCTTCCTCTGCGCGGGCGGCTTCGCTCAGGTCGTCCGGAGTCTCGTCGGTGTAGCGGATGTACAGCAGGCGGTCGCCCGGCTCGACGGTCTCCGCTTCCGGCGAATCGAGGCGGTAGAGCTCGCCGGAGCGGACCACGCCCAGCACAATATCGGCGAGGTGCCGGGGGTTGGCGCCGACTTCGTCATCAATAATCGCGCGCTCAGCCACGGCGAAACCGGCATCGGGGCTGAGCAGGTCCTCGATCATCTCCACCACCGTCGGTGTCGACGTAGCGATGCCGAGCAGGCGGCCCGCGGTTTCCGAGGAGATGACCACCGAGTCCGCCCCGGACTGCTCGAGCAGGTGCTGGTTCTCGCCTTCGCGTACCGACGCGACGATGTTGACCCCCTGGTTGATCTCGCGCACCGACAACGTGACCAAAACGGCTGTGTCGTCGCTGGACGGTGCGACCACCACGGAGCGTGCACGGCTCACACCGGCAATCTTCAACACGTCGGACTTGGTCGCATTGCCGTGGACGGCGATCAGGCCGCGGTTCTCCGCGTGGGACAGGGCCTCCTGGTTGTCGTCGATCACGACGATCTCCGACGGCGGCATGCCTTCTGCGATCAACGCCTCGACCGCGGAGCGGCCCTTCGTTCCATAGCCGACGACGATGGTGTGGTTGCGCACGGTTTTCCTCCAGCGCTGCAGTTGCAGGGTCTTACGCGAGTCTTCGGTCAGGACGGACAAGGTGGTACCGACGAGCAGCATCAGGAACGCCACACGCATCGGGGTGACCACCAAGATATTCACTAGGCGCGCCGTCTGCGTCACCGGGGTGATGTCGCCGTAACCTGTGGTGGATAGCGACACCGCCGAGTAGTACACCGCGTCAATGAAGGTGAGGTGCTCCGAATAACCGTCCTTGTCCAGCCACACAAGCACAGCGACGATGACAACAAGCAAGATGGCGTACAGGAACCGCCGGCTGATCAGTGCCCACGGCGTTGCCTTGTCCGCCTGCGGCAGACGGATGACATTTAGTAGAGCGTGGTCTGGCAACGCCGTCAACTCGTCGCTGCGGTTATCGCGGAAACGGATCGGCGGACGAAACGATGGTGCCATGGGTCACCTCCTTAATGCTGCATGTCTATATCGGACTCTAGACCTCTTGCCGCGGCGGTTTGCAGCAGCTCCTCCAGCTCGCCGCGTTCTGGCAGGTCGTGCGGGGCGAAGTCTTCCCCGGTGCGGACGTAGAAGAACACTGCGTTGACTGGCAGCCCGTCGCCGGCGATGCGTTTCCACGCCTCCCGGTAGACGGCCAGCTGCAGTTTCGCGGCCCGCATCTCCGTCGCCTGGGGTTTGGCGCCGGTCTTCCAGTCGACGATGGTCCAGCTGCCGTGCGGCGCCTCTGGTGTGGGCGCGTCACGGTACACAGCGTCAATGCGGCCGCGCACGCTCGCCGAGCCCAAGTCGATCT from Corynebacterium genitalium ATCC 33030 harbors:
- a CDS encoding M48 family metallopeptidase — encoded protein: MLDRDNVDVIRSERRTRTVQARFKGDRIEVRIPARFTAAQERDAVDGILAKMERKLTTSTLSDEDLLARAQSLNDSVLDGQARIGSVRWTSNQSTLWGSCSTATGDIRISDRLRDVPDWVVDAVLVHELVHTFIPGHGPEFWEHADKAPRAERAKGYLEAFQRFGQN
- a CDS encoding ATP-dependent DNA helicase UvrD2, yielding MIDLSQLETQLDPDQLVAATAPRGPVCILAGAGTGKTRTITYRIAHLIDQGFVAPQRVLAVTFTSRAAGEMRDRLRDMGIGGVQARTFHAAALRQLRYFWPQVAGDMPWHLIDNKFPLVGRAARSVGLESHKDMVRDLLSEIEWAKASLVTPESYAETIANSRREPPTDAEKVAAVYKRYEQSKTSPDGMALDFDDLLLHVAGALENAPAVAEEFRTQYQTFVVDEYQDVTPLQQRVLEGWLGQRDDLTVVGDANQTIYSFTGASPDYLLNFSRTYGHATVVKLQRDYRSTPEVTDLANTVISKATGRAAGTRLELQGMRAPGPEPTFASYADEPTEAREVAAQIRTLIDGGVPPREIAILYRLNAQSAVFEQTLSDAGIVYQVRGGEGFFNRPEIREAIGVLVQATRRNDLPDDPVTVARTAFAPLGLSATEPEGAQQRERWQTLNALVELIADIVNTGEADSLPGVLQSLRQRAESKQPPAVDGVTLASLHAAKGLEWDAVFLVGLVEKTLPISHAIKAGDEQIEEERRLFYVGITRAREHLHLSWSFARQEGGRKSRDRSRFLDGIAPQLDVETTPDRLKRPKRCRVCGNPITTPAEKTLGRHEECEPTYNEAAFTALKQWRLDTAREKQHPPYMVFTDATLLSVVEAMPASLAELLDISGIGPSKLEQYGEDVLAVLEDFR
- a CDS encoding potassium channel family protein yields the protein MAPSFRPPIRFRDNRSDELTALPDHALLNVIRLPQADKATPWALISRRFLYAILLVVIVAVLVWLDKDGYSEHLTFIDAVYYSAVSLSTTGYGDITPVTQTARLVNILVVTPMRVAFLMLLVGTTLSVLTEDSRKTLQLQRWRKTVRNHTIVVGYGTKGRSAVEALIAEGMPPSEIVVIDDNQEALSHAENRGLIAVHGNATKSDVLKIAGVSRARSVVVAPSSDDTAVLVTLSVREINQGVNIVASVREGENQHLLEQSGADSVVISSETAGRLLGIATSTPTVVEMIEDLLSPDAGFAVAERAIIDDEVGANPRHLADIVLGVVRSGELYRLDSPEAETVEPGDRLLYIRYTDETPDDLSEAARAEEEDR